GCAGATGGCCATCGTGCTTGTTTCGCACGACATCGCCTTTGTGCGCCACCTCGTCGACCGCGTGATCTGCGTGCAACGCCAGGCCGAGACGCACCCGGTCGAGGCCGTGACGCCCGAGCTGATCGAGCGCTGGTATGGCGGCCCCGTCCACGCCGTGCGCCACGACCATACGGAAGAAGGGCATCACCATGGGTGAGTTCTTTTCGCTGCTGGGCGATCCTTCGTTCGGCTTCCTGCGCCTCGCTTTCATCCTCGCCCTGCTCGCCGCTCCCGCCTTTGGTATGATCGGCACCGTGCTGGTCGTGCGCCGCATCAGCTACCTTGCCGGGGCCATTGCGCACGCCGTGCTCAGTGGGGTAGGGTTTGCGCTCTTTGCCCAATACAACTGGGGCTGGTGGTGGCTCGACCCTCGCCTCGGCGCGCTAGGGGCCGGCCTGATCGCCGTAGGCCTGCTCGCGGCCGGTCGCCGCTGGGCAGCCGACCGCGAAGACAGCCTCATCAGCGTCCTGTGGTCGGTCGGCATGGCCATCGGGCTGCTCTTCCTTGCGGCCACCCCGGCGGCGGTCGACCCGATGAGCTACCTTTTCGGCAATCTGCTGCTCGTCACCTCGCACGACCTCTGGTGGGTAGCCTTGCTCGATATTGTCGTGCTGGCGCTCGTGGTCGGTGGCTACCAGAGCCTGCGGGCGCTGTGCTTCGAC
This genomic stretch from Verrucomicrobiota bacterium JB022 harbors:
- a CDS encoding metal ABC transporter permease, translated to MGEFFSLLGDPSFGFLRLAFILALLAAPAFGMIGTVLVVRRISYLAGAIAHAVLSGVGFALFAQYNWGWWWLDPRLGALGAGLIAVGLLAAGRRWAADREDSLISVLWSVGMAIGLLFLAATPAAVDPMSYLFGNLLLVTSHDLWWVALLDIVVLALVVGGYQSLRALCFDATWAELRGIPAGRLYTLLLILTAVTVVMMMSLVGIVLVVALLTLPAAAAERPAKSLGQMMIVAGLLCWLGTWAGLALSVSTDWPAGPAVIIVVGATYLAFHAIRWK